A window of the Candidatus Paraluminiphilus aquimaris genome harbors these coding sequences:
- a CDS encoding MinD/ParA family protein yields MTMSQFMSYDAPYNVVPFRQDDAVRSIASRESAMQVIAITGGKGGVGKTNVAVNLAVSMSMDGLDVMLFDADLGLANVDIVLGMQIKHTLADVVSGDKTLADVVVDGPEGLRVIPAASGVAQMVDMQSADQEMLIRQLSDQLMPPDVLIVDTGAGIDQTVQTFVAACQTAVLVVCDEPASLTDAYALMKVLRAKKDIRRFEILANQVDTPIQGKQLFERIANVCDRYLDVELGYLGGVPTDMYLRRAVQERKALVSVYPRSPAANAIRDAGRRLNRLAPASQSSGVGFFVEQLLSQQSHAVRH; encoded by the coding sequence ATGACTATGTCGCAGTTTATGAGCTACGATGCGCCTTACAACGTCGTGCCGTTCCGGCAGGATGATGCAGTGCGGTCGATAGCAAGTAGGGAAAGTGCCATGCAAGTAATCGCGATTACGGGCGGTAAAGGTGGTGTGGGTAAGACGAATGTCGCAGTCAATCTAGCGGTATCGATGTCGATGGACGGCCTCGATGTCATGCTGTTTGATGCAGACCTTGGGCTTGCGAATGTTGATATCGTCCTTGGCATGCAAATTAAGCATACCCTCGCCGATGTTGTCTCTGGTGATAAAACGCTGGCAGACGTCGTTGTTGACGGTCCAGAGGGGCTGCGGGTTATTCCTGCCGCATCCGGTGTCGCGCAAATGGTTGATATGCAGAGCGCTGATCAGGAGATGCTTATTCGCCAACTCTCGGATCAACTGATGCCACCAGATGTGCTGATTGTCGATACAGGTGCTGGTATCGACCAGACTGTTCAGACATTTGTGGCAGCATGTCAGACCGCGGTGCTTGTTGTTTGCGATGAGCCTGCGTCACTAACAGATGCCTACGCATTGATGAAAGTGCTCCGCGCGAAGAAGGATATTCGAAGGTTTGAGATTCTTGCAAACCAGGTCGATACCCCAATTCAGGGCAAGCAGCTGTTTGAGCGTATTGCGAATGTTTGTGATCGATATCTTGATGTTGAGTTGGGCTACCTAGGCGGTGTTCCAACCGACATGTACCTCCGCAGAGCAGTGCAAGAGCGAAAAGCACTGGTGAGTGTTTATCCGCGCTCTCCCGCGGCGAATGCAATACGCGATGCCGGCCGACGACTCAATCGTCTTGCGCCTGCGAGTCAAAGTTCTGGCGTGGGTTTCTTCGTCGAACAGCTACTGAGTCAGCAGTCTCATGCGGTTCGGCACTGA
- a CDS encoding RNA polymerase sigma factor FliA, with the protein MRFGTEAMLSEYEVHSRQPTEHLIHQHLPLVKRIASQLAVKLPSHIEIDDLIQVGLIGLLKAVDDYQSDSGAVFSTYATIRIRGAMLDELRGRDWLPRSVQRDLGRVAAAIERCEQRLGRPAGEKEIADELGMPVEEYRTLAGELACARITQLDEAELPPGADEPDDQFFESTKREALVASIETLPEKERIMLSLYYSEGLNLKEIGLVLGVSESRVSQIHGQAVARLKAKLSDWR; encoded by the coding sequence ATGCGGTTCGGCACTGAAGCCATGTTGTCAGAGTATGAGGTTCATTCGCGTCAGCCGACCGAACACCTCATTCACCAGCATTTGCCGCTGGTGAAGCGCATCGCGAGTCAATTGGCGGTGAAGCTGCCATCGCACATAGAAATAGATGACCTGATTCAAGTGGGTCTGATTGGACTCCTAAAGGCGGTCGATGACTACCAAAGTGACTCAGGTGCCGTCTTCTCAACTTATGCAACGATTCGAATTCGTGGAGCAATGCTTGATGAGTTGCGTGGTCGAGATTGGCTTCCTCGAAGCGTACAACGTGACTTGGGGCGGGTAGCCGCTGCAATTGAGCGATGCGAGCAGCGCTTGGGTCGTCCCGCGGGTGAGAAGGAAATCGCCGACGAATTAGGTATGCCTGTCGAGGAGTATCGAACCTTAGCTGGTGAGTTGGCGTGCGCTCGGATAACGCAGCTCGATGAGGCGGAATTGCCGCCCGGGGCTGATGAGCCCGATGACCAATTTTTTGAGTCAACGAAGCGAGAAGCCCTCGTTGCTTCTATCGAAACCTTGCCCGAGAAAGAGCGGATAATGCTTTCTTTGTATTACAGTGAGGGGCTAAATCTGAAGGAAATTGGCTTGGTATTGGGCGTGAGTGAATCACGCGTGTCTCAAATTCACGGGCAAGCCGTAGCGCGTCTGAAAGCCAAATTGAGTGACTGGCGCTAG